A window of Onychostoma macrolepis isolate SWU-2019 chromosome 24, ASM1243209v1, whole genome shotgun sequence genomic DNA:
caaaaacaaaacaaatccattagagatagcaggaacattaggagtggccaaatcaactTTTTTCTGAGAAAAAGAATGCACTGGTGgagctcagcaacataaaaaggtCTGGATGTCCACGGAGGTCAACAGTACCATGGTAAAGAAAAACgctttcacaacatccagccaagtgaagaacactctccaggaggtaggcgtgtcactgtcaaagtctacaaCCAAGAATGACGGGAAGGAAAAAGTATGGCGAAGGCTCggaacagctcatgatccaaagcatacaacatcatctgtgaaacatggtggagcagtgtgatggcatgagcaagcatggcttccagtggaactgggttactggtgtttagAGATGATGTGACAGAAGACAGAGGCAGCTGGAAGAATTCTGAAGTGATAAACTCTCTGCCCAGATTCAGTCAATTGCAGCAAAGCTGATTGCATGTCACGTCATAGTACAAATGGAagatgacccaaaacatacagcaaaaacaacccagaagtttttgaaggtaaaaaagtggaatattctgcaatggccaagtcaatcttCTGATCTCAAcccgattgagcatgcatttcacttgctgaagacaaaactaagggcagaaagacccacaaacaaacaacagctcaaatcagctgcagtaaaggcctggcaaagcatcacaatggaggaaacccagtctctgGTGATATCCATGAGTTCCAGACTTAAGGCTGTGTATAAAAACTGTCGTAATTCcttgaatttatttttggcatttttgccttttttttttttattgtgataggacagatcagatgtgacaggaagtgaagtgggagagagagaggggggcggGTTCGGGAAAGGTCCTCAGGTCGGGATTCGAACACGGGACGCCCGAAGCGAAACTGTGCTGTATGTCGGcgcgctgcccacaaggctatcggtGCCGACcaaccccttgaattaaagcttaaagtctgcacttcaattCTATCTGGATTGTTTCAGTTTAATTCtattctggtggcatacagagccaaaattatgaaaattgtgtcagtgtccaaatatatatgtatatcaaaattgtatattaaaaGGCAAATTAACGGGTGAAGCACAAAAGATTGTcgagcaaaggaaaaccagtctcctcttgtcttatatcgaaatcctcaggcatttttctttacaaatccttatGGTTAATAAAGTTTCAAATACTTCAGtgggcctttattcaccccctggAGCCATGTGGAGTACTTtctatgatggatggatgcactttattttgattcaaAATCTGGAccaccattcactgccattataaagcttagaagagccaggacattttttagtataactccgattgtattCGTCAGAAAGAAGAAAGTAATATATACCCAGGGTGgcttgagggtgaataaatcatggggtgattttcatttttgggtgaactatccaaaTGATTTACAAATGACACAAATTCAAAGGCTTTTTCATTCTGACTTACCACCATTCTTAACGGGCCGTGCATCTTCTCCTGGGCGGCCAGGGCGTTTTTGAAAGGAGTGGGTGTTCTTGGAGTGTGGACTATAATATTCTTATGGAGTTTTGGGGTTCTAAAACTGTGAAGACAAAAACAGTATAAGTCACTTATTGATTCTGAGATCGTCAGCTCAGTATTCTCAGACAGCAGAGGTAAAGAATAATGCCTGACCCTGCATTCTCCTTCTGGTGTTTTGGTGTGGTCTCTCTCTGGTGGGGTGTGTTGAGAAGGCATTTCTGTCCACACACTGGAGTGGATGTAAGAGCAGGATTGTCGAGGCTCAAGGGCTCACCACCAGACACATTGAAGAactaaatgggaaaaaaaaaagttttgaatgaCTCCACACATTTCTGTGGTCTAAAAGGTGTTCTGTGTTATAAATCTAGCCATACCTGAGAGGGTGAGAATGGCAGGCCTTTGACAGGGGTGTTTTTTGGTGAGTTCCCACTGTTGTCTATATAAGTACAGCTCCTTTCATCTGCAGGTGACTGAtctcctctttctctcctcTTCTTTCTCATGATGGACGGTGGTGGAGAGCTGAATCTGTTCATGCAGGTGTTAGAGAGAGCCACAGACTTGCCCTGGTTCACCGCGGCACACTGCCTGCTCATCGCTGGGACAGTAGGAGCATTTATTGGATAGGCCAGGCTTTCTGTGCACCTCTCCAGGGTCGTACAAACATCAGTGGGGTTAGTGGCCTTCGGAGAGGAGCCTCCCTCAGTGAGATCAAAGCTGGTCACATCACTCCAGGCCAAAGGATCCTGAAGCATCAAAATATTTACCTTACTTTTCTTACATTTTCATGGCAAGTAAAAATATGCATCTTTAATATCATTTTACTAAACTGAACTAAATTTATAATGGCGAGTAAATTATACTCAGCATATAATCAAGTAATCgagtaaattataattatattgtaaGCAATATTGATGTAAGTAtactttacagtatttaataagaaatactttaaaaagggaactgagaaaaatggaaaacatgAAATCTATAACATCAATTATAATTTCATACCTAACCTAAATAAATACTGCctcttttaaatttaatatactttaaggGTGTGCCACTTTTAAGACCAAAcgcaattaaaaacaaacaaacatgaatttACCTATTGTTTTATGGATGCACAATATAGGTACAGTCTTGTATTAGTTATTggctaaatttaaaataaatatttttttagctGATCAGTATCGGTcgatattaatatttaattgtgcatgcgTATTAcccttatttttttatcatctaAAGCTTacctaaagttttttttttttttttataattcaataACAGTTTCCATATTGTACATTACAATTCTTGTagcctttaaaataaatgattttagtttttgatATTTCAGACtgaatttatttagacaaaatagaaTAGTATTTTAATATCGTCCATTTCTCGGTTTTTAGTAATCAATAACTCAACTTACTGGTATCGGAAAgaactattattattgtatgtGTTATATTGTATCGGCCAAAATTTTTATATCATCCTGAATTAACCTTTTTgatcaaaatattaatgcaatatCAATATTCAACATGTATacattacagaaatattatacttttctttttttataaaataataaatatattctataAAATTATCCATAATAtactatttatattatacataaataatacattatttatgttATAGATAATATACTAtccatattatattatattagatttTTGTAATTCTCTGCTTACAGAGTCAATAAGCTCCATGGTCTCTGCAAACTCTGGGATGGTCTCTAGAGTGGACAGCACAGCACTGGCCTCAGCAGCCAGGAACTTGCTGGGAGAGACAGGCAGAGGCATCGCAGCAGGCTGGCCCTCCTCTAAACGACACAGCTCGCCCCCTCTGTCCTCCATACTCTCTGCGGTGGTGACAGTATCATCGGGAAGGCTGTCCGACCAACTGGAGTAGCTCTCTGGATTCTGTATAGAACCAAACCATTGAGGTGAGAAgaaattatgattattaaaaaacaaagatAAAACTGCAGTGATGTGGAAGGGAGAGTTAAGACAAATCTGAGCCAATAAACTACACTACTTCACTTATAATATGTGAATTTCATATTACTTTGTGAACATATGTTAAAATCTCTTGTAAACATTTATgatattaactgaaaaaaagaataaaagtaaTCCATTCTTTATGGTAATGATACGCTGCATTTTTGCTGACAACTGACAAGGAAACggtgaataattatttaaagcAATTCATTTTCACCTAacctaataaatgtattatttagaaCATATTTGTAATAtgctaatatataaaaattcaatACATGCTACTCTCCAAGgtgaataatattatttataataagataaaattataatatgcaGAAAAGAATACAGTATCTATCGTGAATATAATTTTCAGATAATATAATGATGCATATAttgcaattaataaataaagtaaaataataaataaaataaaataaaaatataaaaaaacaaaacatgctttCATGCCTGAAAGCGGTCACTAGctgtagttttagttaataaaaccAAAGCTGGGTGTGAGGCAGGGAGGCAGTGAAGGCGGGTAGGATTTACTAAGCAGCATAGCTAGAAATGAGGGTATGGGGGAGTAAGATGGGAATGAAGGAAGCCGATGGGACCTAAAGCGCACTATTCTACGCGCACACACAGTGTTTCTTACACGAGGGCCCGACTGTCTTCTGACTTCACTCTCAGCTGACATTAGCAACAGCTCTAGCTCCTTAATTCTTTTCTCTTTGTCTGGGTCATCATGGCATGGCTGTGAGGAAGAAGAACCAGGGGGAAGAGGCGGAAAGAGAGACCGAGACACAAACTTTACTGACAATTTCACGAGACTTTTATGAGGTCCTGAATTTCACCAAGCAAAACTACTCAGGATTCAGATGCTTTTTAGGACTTTgatattacattacaataatGCCAATATGCTCCAAAAGCTATTTTATAATCCATACAAATTCGTAAAACTGCATTGGTGAAATTCGTATAAGGAGCAGTTTAACACCACACCACACACATGCAGATTAAACAATTATACACAAACATatgacattgattttttttaattaatagagAAGACAGACTTCAGAAAGCAGGAAGTTCAGAGATATAGAGGAGATTGAAGCATGCCGTGAGAACTGCACCATGGGACTTACCGACATAAAGCTAGAGATCTCGACACTAATGTTTTCCATACACTGGCCACTATGTGAACCATACGGATATCTGGGTGGCTGCCAATCAAAAACAATATGAAAGCTTGTATGTTAAATACTTCACATCTGCTGTGTATTATATTAAgcataaataaaagattaagttaaaaatgtattgttagattaataagttattaaaattctatactattttgtctaaataaattcacaaaaaaacacaaacaccaaaaactaaaatcatcACCTGTGATTGGCCACTCATGATCATTTGATTCTGGTCATGTTGATATTCCACAGATGGACTGGATTTGGGGCGTTTCTTCTGGCCAGGGTCACTGCTGTAGCTCTTGTTGCCCTCCTGCAAGTAACCCTCATGTTCCACCTTCCTGCGCATGGTGGAGTTCCAGTGATTCTTAATGGAGTTGTCTGTCCTATAAGAGTCCAGTAAGGTAAAGGTCATTTTCTTGCCCACACACACTGGTATTCTATATTCTGCATAGGTTTTgagttcaaatatttttttaccgtCCAGGAAGCAGCTTTGAGATCTCAGCCCAGCGGTTGCCCAGACGTTTATGCGCTTCATAGATAATACGGTCCTCTTCCTGGGTCCAGGAGGATTTCTTCACTTCTGGGTTGAGGTGGTTGTGCCATCGCTCTCGGCACTGCTTGCCTATGCGGCCCTGTAAGTGCTTGGCAATCACTGACCAACGTTTGGGCCCATACTTGTGAACCAGCTCAATCACCTGTTGAGATGTAAAACAGATTATCAGAACataagtgacactgaagactggagtaatggatgctaaatgctgttttggtgagcataagagacttcttttaaaaacattacgaAAGTCTTACTGACTAATTAAAACGGTATTTTATGTGCAACTTCTagatttatattaacattataagcCGAATAGGGCAGAAAGtgagttttttttgtgtttagaACAGTGCCAGTTTTTCTGGAATGCTGTCATGCAACTTCTAAACAGTGTGTTGTAGTATACTGCAACAAAAGCTTTCAGTTCTTTTGGTGGTAGAGGAGGAGGACAATGACTTTTGCACTCTAAAACTCAGAATCAGTACTATGAGATCATCACACCCCGCCCAAATCCATCTTCTTTCGCCATTTATTCATCCATCTCTGTCTTCCTCTGAGGACACAGAACACCCGGCTCGTCTTACCCTCTGATCTTCCTCTTTTGTCCAGGGTCCTTTCACCAGCTCTGGGTTGAGCACCTTTTGCCAACGGTGCTGACATTGACCATCTGTCCTTGTCTGTCAAAGTGCAACAAAATCCCACATCAACACCTGCAGCTAGTACAAATACACCTATAACAACATCTTTACTAACACACAGGCCTGTCACTAATAAAACAACATGCATTTAACAATAGCTCTGCTGAAATTCTATCTAGTCTTTCCTTTGCAACAGTATTTTTCAGTCTAAAGATAGaacttaaagtgcccctattatggatttttgaaaattacctttcatgcagtgtgtaacacagctctgtgaatgaaaacatcctgcaaagttttaaatctgaaagtgcaccgtgtataaagttattgtctctcaaaataaagagtcgactctgaatcattgaaacgagtcatttttaaaatggatcccaagccatttcatgttgacgtcaacataaaacattagcatattgcccgcccacttgttggtcttttcacattggtctgaatgaaaatgcaaattcattctttgccactaggtgccgcttctGGAGCTGTAAAATAGCcttttccccggtaacgctgtacacaaagcagcactgcgctcacaaacgctgctttatcaggcattacaggcgagatgaaatgaaaatgagaccaatcggaACAATCaccgcaaaggaggggtttggaaaaatgaatcgttgagcgaatcgttgagcaagtaaggtaaatataaatgcatattataagacaatgaaagtgttttttgaccttgcatgcatgtcaacctgttatgaacctttcattacccataataggggcactttaatctGATGCTTTAGAGTaaaatagtatagtatagtatggTACAGTATAgtaacatttaatttagttttatatcCTTTAATATATACACTTTTGAAAACTGGCTCCTCTAGAAAGACTTATATgtatgtgaaataataataataaaaaaaaacacttcacagCTGCACTAAAATATTCCagccacattttaaaaatgcttttaaaagtaatgattAAGCATTTGATTCAGCAAGTTACTTACTGGGAAATAATTGGCGATCGATTTCCAAGCATCGGTTCCTTGTTGCTCAACAAGCTTCTTTAGCTTCTCATCCTGCGCATGAAAGAGATATCATGAGATTTTCAACCTCGGACACAACTAGCAGGCTGTGAGAGCAGAACTAACAGCACTTTGCAATTCCCCACCCTTTCCTGTTTCATCACAGAAACCCATTTAAACCCAAGTATTATCCCATTTGAAACCTTAAATATCATAGACTGcggttcaaaagtttgcagtcagtaagattttttaaaatgtttttgaaagaagtccctAATGCTCAaaccaaggctgcatatatttgataaaaaatacagtaatatttttgtggaaaccatgatatattttttattcgggattctttgataaaaggaaagttcaaaattatttaaaatagtaatattttgtaacaaaataaatgtctttactgtcacttttgagctatttaatgcatcctagcTGAATAGAAGAACTAATTTcttcatatgtaaatattactattatatgtgaaagaattagaattaaaatagaaatgcaTGCATATAATACCTCATCCCGGGACCATTTAATTTTGCACAGGGTCTTTTTGGAATTCTTGGGGTCTCTGCTGTCAGGGTCCGTAGAATGACGTTCATCATCCTCATCTTCACTGCAGccataaaacacaaacaaagaatACAGAAAAGGAAGAGTCAAACACAGTTTTCTGTTTGGTCTATTTGGACAAACATTGTCTCACAGAAGCCATTACTCTCAAACTGTCTGTCTGACAAACCGTTGAGCAGACAAGCATGATCACTCATCTGTAGATAGAAGATGCAAACAGTTTAGAAAAGCAGCCAGCTTGTTAAACAGGACATGCCTGAGTGTAATTACTCTGCAAGCTGGCAATGGAAACCACAAAAGTGAATTCAAGGCAAGCATTATTCAAATGATTCCAGTGCATTAGTTTGcatgttaatttatttgaatattattttttccattatccaaaaacacacacaaaaaaacacattcaagtCATGTCCACACAAGTAAATCAAAGTGACAATCACTTTCCCCAAGACTTCAGTCTATAGGAATGCCTTGTTGCCTGGTAACATTTCACCAACGCAGTGAGGTAGACAGTATTTAATCAACACCATGCACTGGGTAGTTAAGTCTCCCTGGGATACCGGAGCACAAACTTAATGGAAAACCATTTATCCGATGCTAATAGTGACTATCAACATAAACCAAGCTCAAGCCTTATTTGCTTCAGAGCTGAAAGATTTTCTAAAAGAGCAAGGAAGGAAGTGCAATCATTAAAGAAATATGCAACAGCACATTCTACCAGAATGCCTTGCTGCAAAGTCTAAAGTTATGAGCAAATGTGTTTAGGTGTATTTTTAGGCTGAAGTCCAACTTTGACTAAAGCGGTACAAATATGGAAGTGCAAAAATCCTTCTTGCTGCCAGTCTGCATGTTTATCATTGAAACATTGGCTCTCAGTATTACAAGCCACTCGATGAATGAAGTGTTtcatttaagaaacatgctttAGTATGATCTCCACCCTCAAGGAAGGGGTGAGGTGATGAACAAGCCTGTTTTGCTTCAGAGGTGATTTGCTTGCATCATTCAGTCAGGAGGCAGGCCAAAGTAAAGCCCGGCCAGTAGAAGCGTGCAAACAGGATCTGAACAAACTACAATCCTAGTCTGTAAGATTAAGGCCTGCAGCTGGTCTCCCATTTGGAATTACATTCGGATATCTTCCATCAATGTGTGACATAAATTTACCAACCCCCAATATAAAAGCAACAAAGAGAGGACAAGGGagagtgcacacacacatgctgggTTTCCATGTTTTACAGGGTCTTTCCATagacataattatttttatactgtaaaaacagcatATTCTATCCCCTAAGACTAAGCCTACCCCTAAACATAATTGAATTTGAATGAATATACTTACTCCTTTATTACAACTCTAATACACATGAATATATAGTCTAATACTTCTTGTTTACCTCTAAATATGCAAATCTGTTTTTATCAATTTTtaacttattaataatatattaatttctagtgattatattatataggAAATGCTTTCCCTCCTTAATTCCTCCTAATTAGGTTCTATTATAGGCTTTATACCTAGATATTTATTTGAGTGTAAATGTATAACAAACATGTGTAAATTTATACAAAGAGTAAGATACAACTGATTAAATATTCTCAATCTGCTTTAATATCCTATGTTACACATAAATGTTGATGGTCTAATAATGTAGTTATTATGTAACGCTAATACCATATAATCCACTTGCACTTGCACCTTCTCTTATTTCTGTTTAGTTATCACTCTCACATGTAGATCAattcaaaacttatttttattaattattatttttttatttattaattttcgGAACAATTTTACTTCAGATATTATAAAATAGCCGGTTAGCATGCTAGTTCACTCCAGCTGTACTGTTCGATAGGGGACAGCTAGGCTAACCGCTAGCATTCAGGCTAACACAATAAACTaaacttaaacattttaaactgtttgataAATGACATCTGGCATGAGGAAACATAATTTTAAGATATAGCAATTAAAAAATAGGTGTTTTTTAAACGCTTGAGTCAGTCTTTGGATCATGACCAACCTTGTAGATCAGCAGGTGCAACGTGATGCGTCAAAGCCATCGGACTGTCATAACACGTTAAATATCACCATTTATTAACGTCTTAAATGATATTGTGCAATTAAGtattaaagtattattattttgagcTTTATTGTTGCCATAGCGATTTCTGTTGCGGCACAAATAACTCATCTTGGAAACTCCAGATATAAACAATCTAACGTTACGCGATCTCCCGATGTTTTGTAAGTTGCGCATCAACATAATATCTGTGCATTTACACACAATCAATAACATAATTATTAtgcttatttaaattaattttgattttgattaagTTTACAAGGCACTAAATAAGATCCATCATCTCACCTGCGAGACTTCATATTGGCCATGACAACTGTGTTCAAGTCCAGTTCTTTTCAAaggaaaatgtctttaaaacatCCAATGTTGCAATTCTTCTTGAAATCAAAACACACAGCTGACATTTATCCACACATGCTACTGTCACACATGTATCTGTTTTCCGTGAAAAGCTTCAGATCCGTAAAGTCACATCCCCGAGAGCAATTATGCAATAAATACGACACAACGAAAAAAAGTCCTTACAAAATGCTTGTTATTAAGTGCTAAAAGTCAAAAAAAGAATACTTCCAATGCGATCTCAAAACGGTGAAGGTAAAACATCCCTTAATATAACTCTGTGTTAGCCTTGCGCGCCCTGAACGCACACACACCCCTCTGTACTGTCACTCAGTACTGTGTTCTCAGCGTGTGTGTTTTTTCCACTCattctgtttcattttttgtCCATCCCGCCGAATCTCGCGCCCAGCCTTCTTCCGGAAACGGGTTTGAATCTGCGCACGCGGCCTCGTCGCTGATTGGTGGAAAAAGGTGGGCGGAGCAGCGCGCTCTTGTTGTTGAGCAGCAACTGGTCTCTTTATTTGCATGCAGCTAGTGGTAGTGTAAGATTACTTTACCGCTAAaccttttttatgtttaaataaaaaccaAATCAAGGTATTTTTAGTGAAGAATACTATTTATTGGCAGGTTTTGAATTTTGTAATTTACAGCACTGCGAAGTAAAAATATTCTTATTGAACGTATCGCAGAGCTTTCTAATTATGTAAGTCCATGCTGCCCTCTTGCGgatattttgtgatttttttttttgtctttggaaAATTAATCATGAGTATGTCTGCTTTGTTTGacataaaattaatttgttaaaaacaaaaagaataattacttacaatttaagaaattttaatGAACGTTTGCCTTGCAATGTTACATATTTCCTACATGCTTTGCTATTTTAGTCATGATGAATTGCACTTTCAACAGACATACtctcaattatatatatatatatatatatatatatatatatatatatgtgtgtgtgtgtgtgtgtgtgtgagagagagagagagagagagagaaagagagggagaccctggaccacaaaaccagtcagatgggtcaattttttgaaattgagatttatacatcatctgaaagtttTGTTGGAATacgacaatatttggctgatatacaactatttgaaaatctggaatctgagggtgaaaaaaaaaaatctaaatattgagaaaatcgcctttaaagttgtccaaatgaagtccttagtaatgcatattactaatcaaaaattaagtttaggtatatttacggtaagaaatatCTTATATCTTAAT
This region includes:
- the mybl1 gene encoding LOW QUALITY PROTEIN: myb-related protein A (The sequence of the model RefSeq protein was modified relative to this genomic sequence to represent the inferred CDS: inserted 2 bases in 1 codon); amino-acid sequence: MANMKSRSEDEDDERHSTDPDSRDPKNSKKTLCKIKWSRDEDEKLKKLVEQQGTDAWKSIANYFPTRTDGQCQHRWQKVLNPELVKGPWTKEEDQRVIELVHKYGPKRWSVIAKHLQGRIGKQCRERWHNHLNPEVKKSSWTQEEDRIIYEAHKRLGNRWAEISKLLPGRTDNSIKNHWNSTMRRKVEHEGYLQEGNKSYSSDPGQKKRPKSSPSVEYQHDQNQMIMSGQSQPPRYPYGSHSGQCMENISVEISSFMSPCHDDPDKEKRIKELELLLMSAESEVRRQSGPRNPESYSSWSDSLPDDTVTTAESMEDRGGELCRLEEGQPAAMPLPVSPSKFLAAEASAVLSTLETIPEFAETMELIDSDPLAWSDVTSFDLTEGGSSPKATNPTDVCTTLERCTESLAYPINAPTVPAMSRQCAAVNQGKSVALSNTCMNRFSSPPPSIMRKKRRERGDQSPADERSCTYIDNSGNSPKNTPVKGLPFSPSQFFNVSGGEPLSLDNPALTSTPVCGQKCLLNTPHQRETTPKHQKENAGFRTPKLHKNIIVHTPRTPTPFKNALAAQEKMHGPLRMVPQPLALLEEDIREVLKEETGADIFTQVQNQPQFRSYEQMEAPARKVRKSLVLDSWEKDCLNVQLFPQQQINNNGASHSNDLLTRSMLMMPLTEXEENCCSPGSLKESFSIVRSLSPQDKRENMTQRSPPYQTPAPANSEWEAVVFGKTEDQLIMTEQARRYLNTTPTTCISRALVL